The following is a genomic window from Clostridium sp..
CCAGCCGGGTATGGAATCCATGTTCACATTGCAGGCGGCGTGAAAAATTGATTTGTCAACGCCCTTGAAGGACTTCTTCATGTTCTCTATGAGTTCCTTTATCTCATATCTCTTGCCGCCTGTCTTCTTTGCAGCCACCATACAGGCGCAGTTGAGGGGCCATATTCCGCTGCTTTGTATAAAATTTCTTATATGGGCTTCCTCTATGAAATAGAGCGGCCTTATGAGTTCCATGTTCTCAAAGTTCGTGGATCTGAGTTTCGGAAGCATTGTCTTGAAATTTCCGGAATACAGCAAATTCAAAAGGGTGGTTTCTATTACATCGTTGAAATGATGCCCCAGTGCAAGCTTGTTGCAGCCAAGCTCCTGCGCCCTTGTATAGAGAAATCCCCTTCTCATCTTTGCACACATGTAACATGGATAATCCTTTGCTATTTTATTTACAACGTCAAAAATATCGGATTCATATATATGTACAGGTATGTCAAGGTACCTGCAGTTGTCTTCCAGGAGCTTTCTTATGCTCTCATGGTAGCCCGGGTCCATTGCTATGAACTCCAGCCCAAATTTCAGCTTCCAGTGTTTTTTCAACTCCTGAAACAGCTTTGCCATGAGCATGCTGTCCTTTCCCCCGGATACTGCAACGGCTATCCTGTCCCCTTCCTCTATCATCTCAAAATCCCTTACAGCTTTTACAAATTTCGACCATATATTTTTCTTGTAGGTCTTTGTAATGCTGTGCTCTATATCCGGAAGCGGTTTCCTCTCACTGAAGGGCACAAGTATGTCGCAGCCTTTCCCCGCAATATCGTCCATATAATCACCTCGTTCTGTAATATTAATATTATATCACAATATATTCACAATGTTATATCGGAAAGTTCCACATTGAGCCTGTCCCTGTCCACTTCGTGATCCTGTACAACATCCTCCATATGATTTTTCCCTGCAGTCCTCGCAGGCAGTTTTACAGTGAACTTGCTTCCCGAACCATATTTACTTTCAACATATATCTCCCCTCCGTGCATCTCTACAAAGGATTTCACAAGATACAGACCTATTCCGCTTCCTTCCGAGTTTCCCCTGTAGATACTCTCCACCTGAGAAAACCTTTTAAATATAACTTCAAGTTTGTCTTCCGGTATTCCTATTCCATTGTCCTCTACAGAAATGAGTACATGGTCATCCATGTTTTTGAAATTTACGGCTATTTTCCCATTGCATTTTGTAAATTTCATTGAATTCGACAGGAGATTCAATATTATTCTCTCCATTTTGTCGATATCCACTCCCATGATTTTTTCTTCCACATCCGTGTCAAATACTATGTCTATATTCCTTTCCTCGGCATAGGGAACTACGGAATCAACTATGTTTTCAATTGTGCTTACCATATTTGTATTGCGGATATCAAGCTTCAGTCTTCCTGAATTGATTCTCGTAACATCAAGCAGCGCATTTATCATCTTCATGAGCCTGTAACAGTTCTGTTTCATCACATCCACATACTTTATGTGCTTGTTTATAACTTTTTTCTTTCCACAGTCCTTGCATGGATATAAGAGCTGAAGTGCTGCAAATATTACATTAAGAGGCGTTTTTAAATCATGTGATATATTGGAGAGCAGTTCAATATTCTTTTTCATATCTACTTCAAGCTGTTTTGTTTCCAGTTTGTACTTCAACAGTGCATCATCCATTTCCCTTCTCTTCTGTTTCCCCAGGTCAAGCAGCCTGTACAGCGATTCCAGCTGCATATTCTTTGTTTCCATATTCTTTTGCATTGTCTTTACGTAATATCCTATAATCCAGGCAACAGCAACATATACGGCAGACGTGACAATATCATTTGCAAAATTCACCGACAGATTGTATTTCAACATATAAACATAATCTGTCAGGACAAGTCCAGAAGCTGCTGACAGAGACAGAAGAATAC
Proteins encoded in this region:
- a CDS encoding ATP-binding protein, with product MDDIAGKGCDILVPFSERKPLPDIEHSITKTYKKNIWSKFVKAVRDFEMIEEGDRIAVAVSGGKDSMLMAKLFQELKKHWKLKFGLEFIAMDPGYHESIRKLLEDNCRYLDIPVHIYESDIFDVVNKIAKDYPCYMCAKMRRGFLYTRAQELGCNKLALGHHFNDVIETTLLNLLYSGNFKTMLPKLRSTNFENMELIRPLYFIEEAHIRNFIQSSGIWPLNCACMVAAKKTGGKRYEIKELIENMKKSFKGVDKSIFHAACNVNMDSIPGWTKDGEKHSFLEEY
- a CDS encoding sensor histidine kinase, giving the protein MNNARTLYGGESMHDFLSVVKLVLLSVSLLQYFMRYSLKNLLGASEYAGKIFTILVCLSLLCYSIWVVFLVKNKKSGFVFKHEEMIKAADSFIFVGFLTIMIWISNLDFNEYKFLLLFIIVISTLQSGMKLGILLSLSAASGLVLTDYVYMLKYNLSVNFANDIVTSAVYVAVAWIIGYYVKTMQKNMETKNMQLESLYRLLDLGKQKRREMDDALLKYKLETKQLEVDMKKNIELLSNISHDLKTPLNVIFAALQLLYPCKDCGKKKVINKHIKYVDVMKQNCYRLMKMINALLDVTRINSGRLKLDIRNTNMVSTIENIVDSVVPYAEERNIDIVFDTDVEEKIMGVDIDKMERIILNLLSNSMKFTKCNGKIAVNFKNMDDHVLISVEDNGIGIPEDKLEVIFKRFSQVESIYRGNSEGSGIGLYLVKSFVEMHGGEIYVESKYGSGSKFTVKLPARTAGKNHMEDVVQDHEVDRDRLNVELSDITL